One window from the genome of Natrialba magadii ATCC 43099 encodes:
- a CDS encoding DUF5827 family protein codes for MPVPKSEFDSLPPCDFYTPAELLEDDQMYTVYEIARMLQGLESDAEIDQETEAILLDWAIPWIMTNAPELVVAEPRSDDEPGYYGLKTDE; via the coding sequence ATGCCCGTACCCAAATCCGAATTCGACAGCCTGCCACCGTGTGACTTCTACACGCCCGCGGAACTGCTCGAGGACGACCAGATGTACACCGTCTACGAAATCGCTCGCATGCTCCAGGGGCTCGAGTCCGACGCCGAGATCGATCAGGAGACCGAGGCAATCCTGCTCGACTGGGCGATTCCGTGGATCATGACCAACGCCCCAGAGCTCGTGGTTGCCGAACCGCGAAGCGACGACGAACCCGGCTACTACGGGTTGAAGACGGACGAGTAG
- a CDS encoding ABC transporter permease, which translates to MLYLPTGIVLTNAVVEDGVPTLAPFVEVLTDPFYFGALADVFADPLAIGEHLQSLAGWIAGISVSLTVVFSVPLPSVSLEIPIPWLAIDIPGVRQGLFGFTAYQAALSTVASVAIGLPAAYVLANYEFYGRQTLRSLTILPFVLPGIMVAVGFYAMFGRSGTLNTILGGVGLGPFAFVESNPLAIVILAHAFYNAPLVARITVAAWESVDVRAVETARSLGASERRAFRDVVVPQLAPAVLTGALLTFIFTFMTFPIVLALGGLQLATVEVWIYDRIQRLDYTEAATLAVLETILSLGLTYAYLRYESAQTGLSQAASPPPKEALFPDLQTTLSPRRLAILGYGLVALVLFVGPLISLVIGSVTDGSGFTLRNYAFLLERQLEGESFQTQPWPAIRNSLLFGVATLFIAVPMGIVISVLTVRAGRSGTIIDTLAMLPLAVSGVVFGIGLLQGLVFGISLPGGWQFQVTGAVAIVVAHAVAAYPFVTRNVSPLLSSLDPAMVESARALGASRFRALLDIELPLVASGIVAGAAFAFAISIGEFSSTVILASGSESYTMPVAVERYLGRRSGPAIAMGTLLLLVTAASFVVIDRVGGRYEL; encoded by the coding sequence ATGCTGTACCTCCCGACGGGGATCGTGTTGACGAACGCGGTCGTCGAGGACGGCGTCCCGACGCTCGCGCCGTTCGTTGAGGTCCTCACGGATCCGTTCTACTTCGGCGCGCTGGCGGACGTGTTCGCGGACCCGCTCGCGATCGGTGAGCACCTGCAGTCGCTCGCGGGCTGGATCGCGGGCATCTCGGTCTCGTTGACGGTTGTGTTCAGCGTTCCGCTCCCGTCCGTGAGTCTGGAGATTCCGATTCCGTGGCTTGCCATCGACATACCTGGCGTTCGACAGGGACTGTTCGGATTTACGGCGTATCAGGCCGCGCTCTCGACGGTTGCGAGCGTCGCAATCGGGCTCCCGGCAGCGTACGTCCTCGCGAACTACGAGTTCTACGGTCGGCAGACGCTTCGTTCACTGACAATTCTCCCGTTCGTTCTGCCGGGCATCATGGTCGCTGTCGGCTTCTACGCGATGTTCGGCCGCTCCGGAACGCTGAACACGATCCTGGGCGGGGTCGGCCTCGGTCCGTTCGCGTTCGTCGAGTCGAACCCGCTCGCGATCGTTATCCTGGCTCATGCCTTCTACAACGCGCCGCTGGTCGCCCGGATCACCGTCGCCGCCTGGGAATCGGTCGACGTACGGGCCGTCGAAACCGCTCGCAGCCTCGGCGCGAGCGAGCGCCGCGCCTTTCGAGACGTGGTCGTCCCACAGCTTGCACCTGCCGTGCTCACCGGCGCGCTGTTGACGTTCATCTTCACGTTCATGACGTTCCCCATCGTGCTCGCACTCGGCGGCCTCCAGCTTGCAACCGTCGAGGTCTGGATCTACGACCGCATCCAGCGTCTGGACTACACCGAGGCCGCGACGCTGGCCGTTCTCGAGACGATTCTCTCCCTTGGACTGACCTACGCCTATCTTCGCTACGAGTCCGCACAGACGGGCCTCTCACAGGCAGCGTCGCCGCCGCCAAAGGAGGCGCTGTTTCCCGACCTGCAAACGACTCTGTCGCCGCGACGGCTCGCGATTCTCGGCTATGGGCTCGTCGCGCTCGTCCTCTTCGTTGGCCCGCTCATCAGTCTCGTCATCGGGAGCGTTACGGATGGGAGTGGGTTTACACTACGAAACTACGCGTTTCTGCTGGAGCGCCAACTCGAGGGCGAGAGCTTTCAGACCCAGCCGTGGCCCGCGATCCGGAACTCCCTACTGTTCGGCGTCGCGACGTTGTTCATCGCGGTGCCGATGGGAATCGTGATTTCGGTGCTGACGGTGCGTGCGGGTCGGAGTGGAACGATTATCGATACGCTTGCGATGTTGCCACTTGCCGTCAGCGGTGTCGTCTTCGGCATCGGGCTCCTGCAGGGGCTCGTCTTCGGCATCTCGCTGCCGGGCGGCTGGCAGTTCCAGGTGACCGGTGCGGTCGCTATCGTCGTCGCCCACGCGGTTGCGGCGTATCCGTTCGTCACCCGGAACGTCTCGCCGCTGCTCTCAAGTCTCGACCCAGCGATGGTCGAATCTGCACGTGCACTCGGGGCCTCGCGCTTCCGAGCGCTGCTCGACATCGAACTGCCACTCGTCGCGAGCGGGATCGTCGCCGGCGCAGCCTTCGCCTTCGCCATCTCGATCGGCGAGTTCTCTTCGACGGTGATTTTGGCCAGCGGGAGCGAGAGCTACACGATGCCCGTCGCCGTCGAACGCTATCTCGGCCGTCGGTCCGGTCCCGCGATTGCAATGGGGACGCTACTGCTGCTCGTCACGGCAGCCAGTTTCGTCGTCATCGACCGCGTCGGCGGGAGGTACGAACTGTGA
- a CDS encoding ATPase, with translation MLLLVVGADRVDAGKTTFSVGLLERTGARGYKPRAGNDFWFDHDDCQRALADGRLYGKDAARLAAAENRGRDPEALNPVHRLWRPTPSDGAGLLGRHDREFVVDRIGRGEDALYVRNATAETPAAVSEALPLEDATPVETVEEFNTLAEERYVPAFADLATEIETTDVAVVESYSDIAQPLQSLDPAAVTAVAAVEPGRVRIYPGDRYCRACEIASSSPKDGALEKRVPDVLEYLDPLDRVSLPPLGSDARADPSTIADAYSEAYDALLAAARQGSRPPDRSAGASR, from the coding sequence ATGCTTCTGCTCGTCGTTGGTGCCGACCGAGTCGACGCCGGCAAAACCACGTTCTCGGTCGGCCTGCTCGAACGCACCGGCGCTCGCGGCTACAAACCGCGCGCGGGCAACGACTTCTGGTTCGACCACGACGACTGCCAGCGCGCGCTCGCAGACGGACGACTCTACGGCAAGGACGCTGCTCGACTCGCCGCCGCCGAAAACAGAGGGCGAGATCCCGAAGCCCTCAATCCCGTCCACCGACTCTGGCGGCCGACACCCAGCGACGGGGCCGGCCTCCTCGGTCGCCACGACCGCGAGTTCGTCGTCGACCGGATCGGCCGCGGCGAGGACGCGCTCTACGTCCGAAACGCGACTGCCGAGACGCCCGCAGCCGTCTCCGAGGCGCTCCCACTTGAGGACGCGACTCCCGTCGAGACCGTCGAGGAGTTCAACACCCTCGCCGAGGAGCGCTACGTTCCAGCGTTCGCGGACCTCGCTACGGAAATCGAGACGACGGATGTCGCCGTCGTCGAATCCTACAGCGACATCGCCCAGCCGCTCCAGTCGCTCGACCCCGCGGCCGTGACGGCGGTTGCAGCCGTCGAACCCGGTCGCGTCCGCATCTACCCCGGCGACCGCTACTGCCGGGCCTGCGAAATCGCGAGTTCCAGCCCGAAAGACGGCGCGCTCGAAAAGCGCGTGCCGGACGTACTCGAGTACCTCGACCCGCTCGATCGGGTGTCGTTGCCGCCGCTGGGGAGCGACGCGCGGGCTGATCCGTCGACCATCGCCGATGCGTACAGCGAAGCGTACGACGCGTTGCTGGCTGCGGCCCGCCAGGGGAGTCGGCCGCCAGACCGCTCGGCAGGCGCTTCACGGTAG
- a CDS encoding MBL fold metallo-hydrolase, whose product MIHNLAQGVQAFTSNVFLVEGNRTVLVDTGANFDVVDAIQSRVDGLDAVVLTHTHRDHVGNVAAVTDAFDVDVWGYDDTIDAVDHAIEDGATLTLGDDEYTALHTPGHKDDHLCFYAADAGILFAGDLVFQNGSFGRTDLPEGDRQTLIESIDRVLESIDTSLAEMHTGHGPSVTSEPYDHVELAGQMARRA is encoded by the coding sequence ATGATTCACAACCTCGCACAGGGTGTGCAAGCGTTTACGAGCAACGTCTTTCTCGTCGAGGGGAACCGAACCGTGCTGGTCGATACCGGTGCGAACTTCGATGTCGTCGACGCGATCCAGTCTCGAGTCGACGGTCTCGACGCCGTCGTCCTCACGCATACCCACCGTGACCACGTCGGCAACGTTGCTGCAGTCACGGACGCATTCGACGTCGATGTCTGGGGCTACGACGACACGATCGACGCCGTCGACCACGCGATCGAGGACGGTGCAACCCTCACGCTCGGCGACGACGAGTACACTGCGCTCCACACGCCCGGCCACAAGGACGACCACCTCTGTTTCTACGCCGCCGACGCAGGCATCCTCTTCGCCGGCGATCTGGTCTTCCAGAACGGGAGCTTCGGCCGCACGGATCTCCCGGAAGGCGACCGCCAGACACTGATCGAGAGCATCGACCGGGTACTCGAGTCCATCGATACATCCCTCGCCGAAATGCACACGGGGCACGGCCCAAGCGTGACGAGCGAGCCGTACGATCACGTCGAGCTGGCGGGACAGATGGCTCGGCGAGCGTAA
- a CDS encoding thiamine ABC transporter substrate-binding protein, whose translation MRRRTFVGTLGGGAIAGFAGCLSREDTDDENGDANGDANGGSNGDEQTPDPEPENPDLEGTLEVVSYESMIDEETAAGPWLKEAFESEFPDAELEWTLLPDQGINYYINSAEQGESIDADVYLGLNIDDLVSVDDNLAEGGLFRELNTDRIERSGRIRDGLDMGDPHDRVLAYDTGYISLVYDETEVDEPQTFEDLLESEYEESLLAQNAQTSDPGQAFLLWTIDAFGEDGYLDYWADLEDNGVRVLDSWNDSYNGAYMNEERPMVVSYSTDQVFASASGHDLSRHQVGFLNDQGYANPEGMAIFEDATQVDLAYAFLDFVLSNSAQAEIAERNVQFPAVEDEHVDLDDEFDEYAHVPPEAVTIGYDDLRGNLDGWVDDWAREYASQ comes from the coding sequence ATGAGACGACGAACGTTCGTCGGTACACTCGGTGGGGGAGCCATCGCTGGCTTTGCAGGCTGTCTCTCGCGCGAGGATACTGACGACGAGAACGGAGATGCGAACGGCGACGCGAACGGTGGGTCGAACGGCGACGAACAAACACCCGACCCAGAGCCCGAGAACCCCGATCTGGAGGGCACCCTCGAGGTCGTCTCCTACGAATCGATGATCGACGAGGAGACCGCGGCAGGTCCGTGGCTCAAAGAGGCCTTCGAGAGCGAGTTTCCCGACGCCGAACTCGAGTGGACGCTGCTGCCGGATCAGGGGATCAACTACTACATCAACAGTGCCGAGCAGGGCGAGTCGATCGACGCTGACGTTTACCTCGGCCTGAACATCGACGATCTGGTGAGTGTCGACGACAATCTTGCGGAGGGCGGTCTGTTCCGCGAACTCAACACGGACCGGATCGAGCGCTCGGGTCGCATCCGCGACGGTCTCGACATGGGCGACCCACACGACCGCGTGCTGGCGTACGATACGGGCTACATCAGCCTCGTTTACGACGAGACCGAGGTCGACGAACCCCAGACGTTCGAAGACCTTCTCGAGTCGGAGTACGAAGAGTCGCTACTCGCCCAGAACGCACAGACCTCGGATCCCGGTCAGGCCTTCTTGCTCTGGACGATCGATGCGTTCGGTGAGGACGGCTACCTCGACTACTGGGCGGACCTCGAGGACAACGGTGTGCGGGTTCTCGATAGCTGGAACGACTCCTACAACGGCGCGTACATGAACGAGGAGCGCCCGATGGTCGTCTCCTACTCGACCGATCAGGTGTTCGCTTCCGCCAGCGGTCACGACCTCAGCCGTCACCAGGTCGGCTTCCTGAACGATCAGGGCTATGCGAACCCCGAAGGGATGGCGATCTTCGAGGACGCAACACAGGTCGACCTCGCCTACGCGTTCCTCGACTTCGTGCTCTCGAATTCGGCTCAGGCTGAAATTGCGGAGCGAAACGTCCAGTTCCCGGCAGTCGAGGACGAGCACGTCGATCTCGACGACGAGTTCGACGAGTACGCCCACGTGCCGCCGGAAGCGGTGACGATCGGGTACGACGACCTCCGTGGAAACCTGGACGGCTGGGTCGACGACTGGGCACGCGAGTACGCGAGCCAGTAA
- a CDS encoding ABC transporter ATP-binding protein — MTELRLSDVSKRYGAAGTSATAGDESETIALQNVDLTVRDGEFFTLVGPSGCGKTTTLRTIAGFEEPTTGTVAFDGEPVTDVPPEERDIGIVFQSYALFPHLSVAENVSYGLKFREPPGGMSVDERVQELLKLVDLEGMGERNPTQLSGGQQQRVALARALAPAPALLLLDEPMSALDARLRESLRRQLSRIQSELEITTIYVTHDQAEALAISDRVAVMHDGAVEQVGRPQQIYHEPETRFVAEFVGDNNVFDGDVVDHDGTLATVTVSGPAGDAADIEFELAGVPSSASRVTACVRPGQLSRDASQNQFRVTVETTEFLGERVRVHGQWNGLPIVLRLADTPTDSCHVGFDPAAAHIVAVD, encoded by the coding sequence GTGACCGAACTCCGTCTCTCGGACGTCTCGAAGCGATACGGTGCTGCCGGAACGAGTGCCACCGCCGGCGACGAGAGTGAAACGATCGCCCTGCAGAACGTCGACCTCACCGTTCGCGACGGCGAGTTCTTCACGCTCGTCGGCCCGTCCGGTTGTGGCAAGACGACCACGCTGCGGACCATCGCCGGCTTTGAGGAGCCGACAACCGGCACCGTCGCCTTCGACGGCGAGCCGGTGACTGACGTCCCACCAGAGGAACGGGACATCGGCATCGTCTTCCAGAGCTACGCGCTCTTTCCCCACCTTTCGGTCGCCGAGAACGTCAGCTACGGACTCAAGTTTCGCGAGCCTCCGGGGGGCATGTCCGTCGACGAGCGCGTTCAGGAGCTACTCAAGTTAGTCGACCTCGAGGGAATGGGTGAACGCAACCCAACCCAGCTCTCGGGCGGCCAGCAACAGCGGGTCGCACTCGCTCGTGCGCTCGCGCCGGCACCGGCGCTTCTCCTGCTCGACGAGCCGATGAGCGCGCTCGACGCCAGATTGCGCGAGTCGCTTCGTCGCCAGCTCTCACGGATTCAGTCCGAACTCGAGATTACGACGATTTACGTCACCCACGATCAGGCGGAGGCGCTTGCTATCTCCGACCGGGTGGCGGTGATGCACGACGGTGCCGTCGAACAGGTCGGCCGACCACAGCAGATCTACCACGAACCCGAGACGCGGTTCGTCGCCGAGTTCGTCGGTGACAACAACGTCTTCGATGGAGACGTCGTCGACCACGACGGTACCCTGGCGACTGTCACGGTTTCGGGTCCGGCTGGCGACGCCGCCGATATCGAATTTGAACTCGCGGGCGTTCCGTCGAGCGCGAGTCGTGTCACCGCCTGCGTGCGGCCGGGGCAACTCTCTCGAGACGCCTCGCAGAATCAGTTCCGGGTTACAGTCGAGACGACGGAGTTCCTCGGCGAGCGCGTCCGTGTCCACGGCCAGTGGAACGGTCTCCCGATCGTGTTACGGCTCGCAGATACCCCCACAGACTCGTGTCACGTTGGATTCGACCCGGCGGCTGCGCATATCGTCGCCGTCGACTGA
- a CDS encoding FAD-binding and (Fe-S)-binding domain-containing protein yields the protein MAAEERPESPSESEPSSTSTVVPDANPLSTTSTEMRTDTDTPQTGPLASALESACRGEVRFDDYTRVLYATDGSIYQAQPAGVAFPRDADDVQAVVRIAAEHDMPLLPRGAGSSLAGQAVGPGCIVLDLSRHMDEIREIDPAARCATVQPGVVQDDLDTALEPHGLKFAPDPASSNRATIGGGIGNNSTGAHSVRYGITDAYVEACEVVLADGSQIRTRDIVLDSPEWDQIVSKDDREAAIYQTVRAVVEDNADEIETRYPDLKRSVSGYNLQKVLRTTEQGERVINLSKLIVGAEGTLGVVVEADLSLVTRPEETALLVCCYDDLLESLAAVPRALESNASAVELMDEDVFRLAAESSEYAEFAEPIPDGTVAALMLEFDSEVVDDLPGAVERARVELVESGAGVESLEAFDADEQDRLWKLRKAAIPLLMSMAGDPKPYPFVEDASVPPAELAEYVAGFQEILDAHDTRASYFAHAGAGTLHIRPVLNLKDEDGVETMRSIAEDVTSLALEHGGSFSGEHGDGLARTEFNPKLYGPDLWAAFKDIKSAFDPDWCMNPGKVVYRESEPTDIRDNLRYGPDYATLEPRTALDFDSEGGFSHLVELCNGCGTCRQTDSDVMCPTYRATGEEIATTRGRANLLRAAISGELDPEALYDDRFQSEVLDLCIGCKGCQSDCPTGVDLAKLKAEVKHQYYDREGVGLRERLFANIDRLAALGSATAPLANRATAVPGARRVLEKTLGIATERTLPSFRRESLVDWFTARGPQVDPGDAVAGVVLYPDTYTNYSNPEPGQAAVELLEAANVHVRIPDLGPTGRAAYSQGLLDDASRRAETLLGELESFLEQGWSVLFLEPSDASMVVDEYRSLLGDEYSERVDRLAANAYGVCEFIDTHRLDDRIAFDSSATAEGLTYHGHCHQKARGADHHAVGVLRRAGYAVDPVDSGCCGMAGSFGYEAEQYDLSRAIGSLLQEKLTASAGTTVVAPGTSCRTQIGDFEGAGRPAHPVELLTRALAD from the coding sequence ATGGCTGCCGAGGAGAGACCCGAGTCTCCGTCCGAATCCGAACCCAGTTCCACGTCTACGGTCGTCCCCGATGCCAACCCGCTCTCCACCACATCGACCGAGATGAGGACGGATACAGACACACCACAAACAGGACCACTCGCGAGCGCACTCGAGTCCGCCTGCCGTGGCGAGGTGCGTTTCGACGACTACACCCGCGTCCTCTACGCCACCGATGGCAGCATCTATCAGGCACAGCCGGCGGGCGTCGCTTTTCCGCGAGATGCGGACGATGTGCAGGCGGTCGTCCGCATTGCAGCCGAGCACGACATGCCACTCCTCCCGCGCGGTGCGGGGTCGTCGCTCGCTGGGCAGGCGGTCGGCCCTGGCTGTATCGTGCTCGACCTCTCGCGACACATGGACGAGATTCGGGAGATCGATCCGGCGGCAAGGTGCGCCACCGTTCAGCCTGGCGTCGTACAGGACGACCTCGACACCGCGCTCGAACCGCACGGGCTCAAGTTCGCACCCGACCCGGCTTCCTCGAACCGGGCGACAATCGGCGGCGGGATCGGGAACAACTCGACGGGCGCACACTCGGTTCGGTACGGAATCACGGACGCCTACGTCGAGGCGTGTGAGGTCGTTCTCGCGGATGGCTCACAGATCCGAACGCGAGACATCGTGTTGGACAGCCCTGAGTGGGACCAGATCGTCTCGAAAGATGATCGCGAGGCCGCAATTTATCAAACCGTTCGAGCTGTCGTCGAGGACAACGCCGACGAAATCGAAACGCGCTATCCCGACCTCAAACGCAGCGTCAGCGGCTACAACCTCCAGAAGGTGCTCAGGACCACCGAACAGGGCGAGCGGGTGATCAACCTCTCGAAGCTCATCGTCGGCGCAGAGGGGACCCTTGGCGTCGTCGTCGAAGCCGACCTCTCGCTCGTTACCCGCCCCGAGGAGACCGCACTCCTCGTCTGCTGTTACGACGACCTCCTCGAGTCACTCGCCGCTGTGCCCCGGGCACTCGAGTCCAACGCCAGCGCGGTCGAACTCATGGACGAGGACGTGTTCCGACTGGCCGCAGAGTCGTCGGAGTACGCCGAGTTCGCCGAGCCGATTCCGGACGGGACTGTGGCCGCGCTCATGCTGGAGTTCGACTCGGAGGTGGTCGACGACTTGCCGGGCGCGGTCGAGCGTGCCCGTGTAGAACTCGTCGAATCGGGGGCTGGGGTCGAGTCGCTCGAGGCGTTCGACGCCGACGAGCAGGATCGCCTCTGGAAGCTCCGGAAGGCTGCGATTCCGCTGTTGATGAGCATGGCGGGAGATCCGAAGCCGTACCCGTTCGTCGAGGATGCCTCGGTTCCACCGGCAGAACTCGCTGAGTACGTCGCCGGCTTTCAGGAGATTCTCGACGCCCACGACACGAGAGCGTCGTACTTCGCCCATGCGGGCGCGGGGACGCTGCACATCCGGCCCGTGCTGAACCTCAAAGACGAAGACGGCGTCGAGACCATGCGCTCAATCGCCGAGGACGTGACCTCGCTCGCGCTCGAACACGGCGGCTCGTTCTCCGGGGAGCACGGGGACGGGCTCGCCCGGACCGAATTCAACCCCAAACTGTACGGTCCCGACCTCTGGGCTGCGTTCAAAGACATCAAGTCCGCATTCGATCCTGACTGGTGCATGAATCCGGGGAAGGTCGTCTACCGTGAGTCGGAGCCGACGGATATCCGCGACAATCTTCGGTACGGGCCAGACTACGCAACGCTCGAACCCCGAACGGCGCTCGACTTCGATTCGGAGGGCGGCTTTTCCCACCTCGTCGAACTCTGTAACGGCTGTGGGACCTGCCGCCAGACCGACAGCGACGTGATGTGTCCGACCTACCGGGCGACCGGCGAGGAAATCGCGACGACGCGCGGCCGGGCCAACCTGCTCCGGGCGGCGATCAGCGGCGAACTCGATCCCGAAGCGCTCTACGACGACCGGTTCCAGTCTGAGGTGCTGGACCTCTGTATCGGTTGCAAGGGCTGTCAGAGCGACTGCCCGACCGGCGTCGACCTGGCGAAGCTCAAAGCCGAGGTGAAACACCAGTATTACGACCGCGAGGGCGTCGGCCTGCGCGAGCGCCTGTTCGCGAACATCGACCGCCTTGCCGCACTGGGGAGCGCCACCGCGCCGCTTGCGAACCGCGCCACAGCAGTTCCCGGTGCGCGACGGGTACTCGAGAAGACCCTCGGCATCGCCACCGAGCGAACCCTGCCCTCGTTTCGGCGTGAGTCGCTGGTCGACTGGTTCACAGCCCGCGGTCCGCAGGTCGATCCCGGGGACGCAGTAGCCGGCGTCGTCCTCTATCCGGACACGTACACGAACTACTCGAATCCGGAGCCCGGACAGGCTGCCGTCGAGCTACTGGAGGCTGCGAACGTCCACGTCCGGATTCCGGATCTCGGGCCGACGGGCAGGGCCGCCTACTCGCAGGGGCTGCTCGACGACGCCAGCCGACGGGCCGAGACGCTGCTCGGGGAACTCGAGTCGTTCCTCGAACAGGGCTGGTCGGTGCTCTTTCTCGAGCCGTCCGACGCGTCGATGGTGGTCGACGAGTACCGCTCGCTGCTCGGCGACGAGTACAGCGAGCGAGTCGACCGTCTTGCGGCGAACGCCTACGGCGTCTGTGAGTTCATCGACACGCACCGCCTCGACGACAGGATCGCGTTCGACTCGAGTGCGACGGCCGAGGGGCTGACGTATCACGGGCATTGCCACCAGAAGGCTCGCGGTGCAGACCACCACGCTGTCGGCGTCCTTCGGCGGGCCGGCTACGCGGTCGACCCAGTCGACTCTGGCTGCTGTGGTATGGCTGGCAGCTTTGGTTACGAGGCCGAGCAGTACGACCTCTCGCGGGCAATCGGCTCGCTACTGCAGGAGAAGCTCACAGCGAGTGCGGGGACGACTGTCGTCGCACCGGGCACCTCCTGTCGGACACAGATCGGCGACTTCGAGGGCGCAGGGCGGCCGGCGCACCCGGTCGAACTGCTCACTCGTGCGCTTGCAGACTGA